The following proteins are co-located in the Sulfurospirillum deleyianum DSM 6946 genome:
- a CDS encoding helix-turn-helix domain-containing protein, whose protein sequence is MEITPIRTDSDYTLTLKRIDKLMDAEPNTKEFDELDILVTLVEAYEEKHYKIDAPDPISAIKFRMEQDGLRQKDLVSALGDETRVSKVLKGERSLTVEMIQKLHYQFKIPFESLLGKIAF, encoded by the coding sequence ATGGAAATTACACCAATTAGAACTGACAGTGATTATACGCTAACGTTAAAAAGAATTGATAAACTTATGGATGCCGAGCCTAATACGAAAGAATTTGACGAATTAGATATCTTAGTAACACTTGTTGAAGCCTATGAAGAAAAACACTATAAAATTGATGCTCCAGATCCCATATCTGCTATTAAGTTTAGAATGGAGCAAGATGGACTCAGGCAAAAAGATTTAGTCAGTGCATTGGGTGATGAAACAAGGGTCTCAAAAGTTCTCAAAGGGGAGAGAAGCTTAACAGTAGAAATGATACAAAAGCTCCATTATCAATTTAAAATTCCATTCGAAAGTTTGTTGGGTAAAATAGCTTTTTAG
- a CDS encoding LA2681 family HEPN domain-containing protein, with protein MLHYEVQLKNCWDLGAKDELFISVVEPEAQKINEIRNYLEHKFINIKAIDITNSDREKIPDITIDDLEEKTLHLAQMAREALIYLSATIYQEECIKNENLSLLQELKTKS; from the coding sequence TTGCTACACTACGAAGTGCAACTCAAGAATTGCTGGGATTTAGGTGCGAAAGATGAGTTATTTATCAGTGTTGTTGAACCAGAAGCGCAAAAAATTAATGAAATAAGAAATTATTTGGAACATAAATTTATCAATATTAAGGCTATAGATATAACTAACTCAGATAGAGAAAAAATACCAGATATAACGATAGATGATTTAGAAGAGAAGACATTGCACTTAGCGCAAATGGCTCGTGAAGCTCTAATATATCTATCAGCTACAATATATCAAGAAGAATGTATTAAAAATGAAAATCTTAGTTTATTGCAGGAATTAAAGACTAAATCTTAA
- the istB gene encoding IS21-like element helper ATPase IstB — protein MNHTAILNLTTDLGYKGFKEAYMRQIEDIAYHSLGFEERLYQLLQAQDVFLNNKRVFMNLKLSKIKNKQALLEDLDYDPKRKINKAQILSLASMDFIRARQNIIINGKTGTGKTFLAESFAIRAIQEGFSAYYIRTATLLEEINLSRIDGSYTNLVKRFARYKLLILDDFGISPITADDATNLFEIIEARNQMASTIITSQLPVKDWYDYLQNNTIADAILDRVVNSSHRVFIDGDSLRPKYGKIAKDYE, from the coding sequence ATGAATCACACAGCAATACTCAATCTAACGACAGATTTAGGATACAAAGGGTTTAAAGAAGCTTACATGAGGCAAATAGAAGACATAGCCTATCATTCTCTTGGCTTTGAGGAGAGACTCTATCAACTCTTGCAAGCTCAAGATGTTTTTTTAAACAATAAAAGGGTCTTTATGAATTTAAAGCTTTCCAAAATCAAAAATAAACAAGCACTGCTTGAAGATTTAGATTATGACCCAAAACGAAAAATTAACAAAGCACAAATTCTCTCTTTAGCCTCTATGGACTTTATCAGAGCACGCCAAAATATTATCATTAATGGCAAAACGGGTACAGGCAAAACATTTTTAGCCGAAAGCTTTGCGATTCGTGCGATTCAAGAGGGATTTAGTGCTTATTACATTCGAACTGCAACACTGCTTGAAGAGATAAATCTTTCTCGTATTGATGGTAGTTATACAAATCTGGTTAAACGATTTGCACGCTATAAACTTCTTATTCTTGATGACTTTGGCATTTCGCCCATTACAGCAGATGATGCAACCAATCTCTTTGAAATTATTGAAGCACGAAATCAAATGGCTTCAACCATTATTACATCCCAACTTCCCGTTAAAGACTGGTATGATTATTTACAAAACAACACCATCGCTGATGCGATACTTGATAGAGTGGTTAACTCATCCCATAGAGTCTTTATCGATGGTGATTCACTCAGACCAAAATATGGAAAAATTGCAAAAGATTATGAATAA
- a CDS encoding IS982 family transposase, whose product MVKRIDYTRFLRRLAKINEVLSTLFAFLGSLFQRLNSAKIYSVDSFPVELYQITRQSRVRLWSDPSLKGYNASKGRFFYGLKVHMVVTTDKEPVMVHISEGSIHDVTAGYQFMHHLPQKSITIGDKGYVSSKLEAFLKQFEIVLSPIGRNNMQQENKEDYFTKRRIRKGVETAFSMITAKFGKVIKATTIGGFLTKLRLFITAYAINCFLKLSDDKKALLFN is encoded by the coding sequence TTGGTCAAAAGGATTGATTACACGAGATTTTTGCGTCGCTTAGCCAAAATAAATGAAGTGTTATCAACACTATTTGCGTTTTTAGGCTCATTGTTTCAGCGATTAAACAGTGCAAAGATTTACTCTGTTGATTCTTTTCCTGTTGAATTGTACCAAATCACAAGGCAAAGCAGAGTCAGATTGTGGAGTGATCCATCTTTGAAAGGTTATAATGCATCCAAAGGGAGATTCTTTTATGGGCTTAAAGTCCATATGGTAGTCACAACCGATAAAGAGCCTGTAATGGTACATATCTCAGAAGGCTCCATACACGATGTTACGGCGGGGTATCAATTTATGCATCATCTACCCCAAAAATCAATCACGATTGGAGATAAAGGGTATGTTTCATCAAAGTTAGAAGCTTTTTTAAAACAGTTTGAGATTGTACTTTCACCCATTGGGCGTAACAACATGCAACAAGAAAACAAAGAAGATTATTTTACCAAGCGTAGAATTAGAAAAGGTGTTGAAACTGCCTTTTCTATGATCACTGCTAAGTTTGGTAAAGTGATTAAGGCTACAACCATTGGTGGCTTTTTAACAAAGCTTAGACTTTTCATCACCGCTTATGCTATCAACTGCTTTTTGAAGCTTAGTGATGACAAAAAAGCTCTTCTGTTTAACTAG
- the traI gene encoding TraI/MobA(P) family conjugative relaxase — protein MIVKKIAKMKKAGQGSFSGLADYLIDVKHEGEKVMGHHFSNCNFENDFSLNIKEIHCTQQVNTTAKSDTTYHLIVAFQEDENPSLEIMQSIEDELVKTVGFEYHQRLSVIHDNTNNLHMHIAINRIDTQNFTCKKEMLGDIRMLQEKAAELEEKYGLKKTNHVPQNRDPVKIKDKEIHTGVKSFLTWIKESALQEIKDVIKDENASLETLQKSFNKYNLELRERGAGLVISDKSRALYVKASDVDRDLSKNNLIKRFGTFTKISIDEPIMTQFGTKSSSLWAEYKTIMHERQTSQKELLDQYSHKSKTAFTELKNDYAERRALVKSDPKLNPYVKREVYRLLNGEQAKAFKELKIMLNEERATISQKNRYQTYTDFLIDKVAIGNVDAVKTLHRKAIDDPNVNALILQDETKESLFLHILPGQKPHVSKSGSIFYKIDGGKIIDTGRTLKLVYEKSETAFREFMDLAKIKFGTMNTLLIQGNTEFKNMVYVLNESMKLGLKLPKQYQKIDYEKSEKKGMEL, from the coding sequence ACATCATTTTTCTAATTGTAATTTTGAAAATGATTTTTCATTGAATATCAAAGAAATTCATTGCACTCAGCAAGTTAATACAACGGCAAAAAGCGACACAACGTATCACTTGATAGTGGCATTCCAGGAAGACGAAAACCCCTCACTAGAAATTATGCAATCAATCGAAGATGAATTAGTCAAAACCGTTGGCTTTGAATATCATCAACGCTTAAGTGTCATTCACGACAATACCAACAATCTACACATGCATATTGCGATTAATCGCATTGATACTCAAAACTTTACATGTAAAAAAGAGATGCTTGGAGATATTCGTATGCTTCAGGAAAAAGCGGCCGAACTTGAGGAAAAATATGGCCTTAAAAAAACCAATCATGTTCCCCAAAATAGAGATCCGGTAAAAATCAAAGATAAAGAGATACACACTGGTGTCAAAAGCTTTTTAACCTGGATCAAAGAATCGGCATTACAAGAGATCAAAGACGTTATAAAAGATGAAAATGCATCGCTTGAAACGTTACAAAAATCATTCAATAAATACAACCTTGAGTTAAGAGAAAGAGGCGCGGGATTAGTGATTTCGGATAAAAGTCGTGCGCTCTATGTTAAAGCGTCTGATGTTGACCGAGACCTTTCTAAAAACAATCTTATCAAACGTTTTGGAACGTTTACAAAGATATCAATAGACGAACCGATTATGACGCAATTTGGAACTAAAAGCTCTTCGCTTTGGGCCGAATATAAAACCATTATGCATGAAAGACAAACGAGTCAAAAAGAGTTACTCGATCAATATTCACATAAGAGCAAAACGGCATTTACGGAGCTAAAAAACGATTATGCAGAACGTAGAGCATTGGTTAAAAGCGATCCAAAATTAAATCCTTACGTCAAACGCGAAGTCTATCGGTTGCTCAATGGTGAGCAAGCAAAAGCCTTTAAAGAATTAAAAATAATGTTGAATGAAGAGCGAGCAACAATTTCTCAAAAAAATCGATACCAAACATACACTGATTTTTTAATTGATAAAGTCGCGATTGGTAATGTCGATGCAGTCAAAACATTACACCGCAAAGCCATAGATGATCCAAATGTAAATGCGCTCATTTTACAAGATGAAACGAAAGAGAGCCTATTTTTACATATCCTTCCAGGGCAAAAGCCTCACGTATCAAAAAGTGGTTCGATTTTCTATAAAATTGACGGAGGCAAAATCATCGATACTGGGCGTACATTAAAGCTCGTATATGAAAAAAGTGAAACTGCTTTTAGGGAGTTTATGGATTTGGCAAAAATCAAATTTGGAACTATGAACACGCTTTTAATCCAAGGAAATACGGAATTTAAAAATATGGTTTATGTGCTGAATGAATCGATGAAATTGGGACTAAAGTTGCCTAAGCAATATCAAAAAATAGATTATGAAAAATCAGAGAAGAAAGGAATGGAACTATGA
- a CDS encoding ATP-binding protein, protein MLDNIRKLEKRILNELASSYKRYLYDAIDFSSQMIGIVGARGVGKTTLLLQYTQTLKETNEPYKSLYFSYDYPTNIDIKLIELAEEFVKIGGTHLIIDEIHKYTNFSLDLKAIYDFYPKFHVIFTGSCATSIYNSQADLSRRVVLYTMNGLSYREFLELKHTITLPKYTLHELLENNVAIVNTLEKQFLPLEFFNEYLTFGYYPFYFKDTNQYLRHLNAVINQTIDIDLVNFGLVKPNFTHKLKKLLLIISESEPFELNITKIAAAIEVSRNTLYAYLHHLQLGGLLNMVTSSKKGISKLSKPEKLYLNNTNIFYTFGTESKIGTIRETFFVSQLYHIHKIEVANNGDFLVDNAYTFEVGGESKSFNQIKDIPNSYLVIDTDSTENSKKIPLWLFGFLY, encoded by the coding sequence ATGTTAGACAATATACGAAAACTTGAAAAAAGAATCTTAAATGAGCTTGCAAGCTCTTATAAACGCTACTTGTATGATGCCATAGACTTTTCTTCTCAAATGATAGGCATTGTAGGCGCCCGTGGTGTTGGAAAAACAACGCTTCTTTTACAATATACTCAAACCCTTAAAGAGACAAATGAGCCTTACAAGTCTTTGTATTTTTCATATGACTATCCCACCAACATCGATATTAAGCTCATAGAATTAGCAGAAGAATTTGTGAAGATTGGTGGAACGCACTTAATCATTGATGAGATTCACAAATACACAAATTTTTCTTTGGATTTAAAAGCCATTTATGATTTTTACCCCAAATTTCACGTCATTTTTACAGGCTCATGTGCCACATCGATTTATAATTCACAAGCAGATTTAAGTAGGCGTGTGGTGCTTTATACGATGAATGGTTTATCCTATCGTGAGTTTTTAGAGTTAAAGCATACCATCACACTTCCAAAATACACATTACACGAACTTTTAGAAAACAATGTGGCTATTGTAAATACCCTTGAAAAACAATTTCTGCCCTTAGAATTTTTCAATGAATATTTAACTTTTGGATATTATCCTTTCTATTTTAAAGATACCAATCAATACCTAAGACATCTCAATGCAGTGATTAACCAAACCATTGATATTGATTTGGTCAATTTTGGATTGGTAAAACCTAACTTTACCCATAAACTTAAAAAGTTGCTTCTTATCATTAGTGAATCCGAACCGTTTGAGCTGAACATTACTAAAATTGCGGCAGCCATTGAAGTAAGCCGCAATACCTTGTATGCTTATCTTCACCATCTCCAACTTGGTGGATTGCTCAACATGGTGACAAGTAGTAAAAAAGGCATTAGTAAGCTTAGTAAGCCTGAAAAGCTTTATCTTAATAACACCAATATTTTCTATACTTTTGGCACTGAATCCAAAATAGGCACTATTCGAGAAACTTTTTTTGTCTCTCAACTGTATCATATCCATAAGATTGAAGTGGCTAATAATGGAGATTTTTTAGTGGATAATGCCTATACCTTTGAAGTGGGTGGTGAGAGTAAGAGTTTTAATCAAATCAAAGATATTCCTAACTCATATTTAGTTATAGATACGGATTCAACGGAAAATTCTAAGAAAATTCCTCTTTGGTTATTTGGGTTTTTGTATTAA
- a CDS encoding tyrosine-type recombinase/integrase has translation MNDTEKPLFESHKNTYARHLQKALNLLFNKNSKIDRKQKVVQHSLRHTFATTVLNNGAELNTVRHLLNHRSIETSLRYSKMADSTMNKAVENLYD, from the coding sequence ATTAATGATACAGAAAAACCTCTATTTGAATCACATAAAAACACCTATGCAAGACATCTTCAAAAAGCACTCAATCTCCTTTTTAATAAAAACTCTAAGATAGATAGAAAACAAAAAGTTGTGCAGCACTCATTAAGGCATACCTTTGCTACAACGGTTTTAAATAATGGTGCTGAGCTCAATACAGTGCGCCATCTTTTAAACCATCGCTCTATTGAGACAAGTTTGCGCTATTCAAAAATGGCTGATTCTACCATGAATAAAGCAGTTGAGAATTTATACGATTAA
- a CDS encoding transposase, translating to MEHKIIATYCLIDEMLKGLNVKNDVRAKITNAEILTMAYLAVSDFNGNYRKAHLYLNSSKLFYPIDYSRFIRRINDLHYVIETVFGYLSGLFSTIHPSQIYAIDSFPVELCQLQRETQCQLMRHTDLKGYNASKKRYFYGFKVHMIATTSKEPVSCYISFGKVSDINVAYKLIPTLPQNATGIGDKGYV from the coding sequence ATGGAACATAAAATTATAGCAACCTATTGTTTAATTGATGAAATGTTAAAAGGCTTAAATGTGAAAAATGATGTGCGTGCTAAAATTACCAATGCTGAGATACTCACTATGGCGTATTTAGCGGTAAGTGATTTTAATGGAAATTACCGTAAAGCACATCTGTATTTAAATTCATCGAAACTCTTCTATCCTATTGATTATTCAAGGTTTATTCGAAGAATCAATGATTTACATTATGTGATTGAAACAGTATTTGGCTATTTATCTGGGCTTTTTTCAACCATACACCCTTCACAAATTTATGCCATTGATTCTTTCCCTGTAGAGTTATGTCAACTCCAAAGAGAAACACAGTGCCAATTGATGCGTCATACGGATTTAAAAGGCTATAACGCTTCAAAGAAGCGATACTTTTATGGCTTCAAAGTGCATATGATAGCGACAACGTCTAAAGAACCCGTGAGTTGCTATATCTCTTTTGGAAAAGTCTCTGATATTAACGTGGCTTATAAACTTATTCCTACACTTCCACAAAATGCAACAGGTATTGGAGATAAGGGTTATGTCTGA
- a CDS encoding type II toxin-antitoxin system RelE family toxin has protein sequence MYALKTHPLVEEDLKAFDNSVVILILKKLAGLQHSPFRGQPLGNKNNLDLTGYYKTYVSKKQIRIVYKIIDNELVVYVVTIGKREEIEVYKEALKRLN, from the coding sequence ATGTATGCTCTAAAAACCCATCCTTTGGTAGAAGAAGATTTAAAAGCATTTGATAATTCTGTCGTGATTTTAATCTTGAAAAAATTAGCTGGGTTACAACACTCTCCCTTTCGAGGACAACCCCTTGGCAATAAAAATAATCTTGATTTAACAGGCTATTATAAAACTTATGTTTCTAAAAAACAGATACGAATTGTCTATAAAATTATTGACAATGAATTGGTGGTTTATGTTGTTACTATTGGCAAACGAGAAGAGATCGAAGTTTATAAAGAGGCACTTAAAAGACTCAATTGA
- the istA gene encoding IS21 family transposase — MRKISEVLRLHFKLGLSLRQSANATGTSRGSVSNYCTRFKELAVDIDRFLSLNEMMQEQLFYPECGCGITPQASKVMPDYITIHHELKKKQQSKVTLALLHEEYKEAHPTNAYSYTQFREHYVRFLNQINPSMRQVHIAGEKVFVDYSGLTIPIVNQKTGEVYKAQIFVAVLGASGYTFVHASYSQKQRDFILSHVLAYDFFGGTPKIVVPDNLKSAVIKHSKKEGVVINESYAALARHYTMAVTPARPYKPKDKAKVELGVKGIQRWILARLRHHTFFSVDELNAALSNLLDLYNHKIIKRIAKSRTELFKELDQPFLQALPLQRYLYKEFKEATVAQNYHIFLEGCEYSVPYQYLGLRVQVWHSSHSVDIHYKGTKIAIHPKLHFVGQVSTLHEHMPSHHQYQSEKTNPGRFLNWANTIGAHTLS, encoded by the coding sequence ATGAGAAAAATCAGTGAGGTGTTACGGCTTCATTTTAAGTTAGGTTTGTCGCTAAGGCAAAGTGCAAATGCCACAGGGACATCAAGAGGAAGTGTGAGTAATTATTGCACACGATTTAAAGAGTTAGCTGTCGATATTGATCGTTTCTTGAGCCTGAATGAAATGATGCAAGAGCAGTTGTTTTACCCAGAGTGTGGATGTGGGATTACGCCACAGGCGTCTAAAGTCATGCCTGATTACATCACCATCCATCATGAACTAAAGAAAAAGCAACAAAGTAAAGTAACCTTAGCGTTGTTGCACGAAGAGTATAAAGAAGCCCATCCCACTAATGCGTATAGCTACACGCAATTTCGTGAACACTACGTGCGGTTTTTAAACCAAATCAACCCATCCATGAGACAAGTGCACATTGCTGGTGAAAAAGTGTTTGTTGATTACAGTGGATTAACCATTCCCATCGTGAATCAAAAGACAGGTGAGGTCTATAAAGCCCAAATCTTTGTAGCGGTTTTAGGAGCAAGTGGGTATACCTTTGTGCATGCCTCCTATTCTCAGAAACAACGAGATTTTATCCTCTCCCATGTATTAGCCTATGACTTTTTTGGAGGTACACCTAAGATTGTAGTGCCTGATAATCTTAAAAGTGCTGTCATCAAACATTCTAAAAAAGAGGGAGTTGTTATTAATGAAAGCTATGCAGCACTGGCCAGACATTACACTATGGCAGTAACACCAGCACGTCCTTATAAGCCCAAAGATAAAGCAAAAGTAGAACTTGGCGTCAAAGGAATACAGCGGTGGATACTAGCAAGGCTAAGGCATCACACCTTTTTTAGTGTGGATGAACTCAATGCAGCACTCTCAAATCTGCTTGATCTTTACAATCATAAAATTATTAAACGCATCGCTAAAAGCAGGACGGAACTTTTTAAAGAACTAGATCAGCCATTTTTACAAGCACTACCACTGCAGCGGTATCTGTATAAAGAATTTAAAGAAGCAACTGTAGCACAAAATTACCATATCTTTTTAGAAGGATGTGAATACTCTGTGCCCTATCAATACCTTGGATTAAGAGTACAAGTATGGCACTCAAGCCATAGTGTTGATATTCATTATAAAGGGACAAAGATAGCCATTCATCCAAAACTGCACTTTGTAGGACAAGTATCAACTCTCCATGAGCATATGCCCTCCCACCATCAGTACCAGAGTGAAAAAACAAATCCAGGACGATTCTTGAATTGGGCCAATACGATTGGTGCCCATACCCTCTCCTAG
- a CDS encoding IS4 family transposase: protein MNLQEQILSAINTTLKNPIYQTLQLLNIKSILHRANFVKKREGVAPYLVVLHFVYMLVMNKKISSFMHQSNESFKKDTYYRLLQNSSYNWRKLLSLSTLKIIKLLHKVQDASSIKVFIMDDTVEGKTGKYIEGSRDGLWSNKEKRTIRGINVVSLNYSDGYSNFMIDFAMSMGNYARVKVEEFSTELDIRCNAYKRRMEIMEGKSKIALAMVKRAVHSGIYADYLLVDSWYSKPAFIQEMNDLGLKVISRIANNTKIWNFNDKEKTLNAMYEKHKKLKNAKVGTYGKKIRFSYFSTVVEHKNAGKLKIVFIKTTDNLIPIVSTDLELNDEEIIEIYKRRWDIEQGYKELREYFGFGQEENRIYEALIARMTLSFFAYNIVSYINRISHEPKTIGGLFKDLECELYTLSIAMQAFIEIMDKIAQIDEIVKNNKDFTSIIATLRSATQELLGFRCER from the coding sequence ATGAATCTTCAAGAACAGATCCTATCGGCCATAAATACAACGCTTAAAAACCCCATATATCAAACACTGCAACTCTTAAACATCAAGAGTATTTTACACCGTGCTAACTTTGTAAAGAAAAGAGAAGGCGTAGCCCCCTATCTTGTTGTATTACACTTTGTCTATATGTTGGTGATGAATAAAAAGATATCTTCGTTTATGCACCAAAGCAATGAGAGTTTTAAAAAAGACACCTACTACAGACTTTTGCAAAATAGTAGCTACAACTGGAGAAAACTTCTCTCTTTAAGCACTTTAAAAATCATCAAGCTTTTGCATAAAGTCCAAGATGCTTCGTCAATAAAAGTCTTTATTATGGATGATACGGTTGAGGGTAAAACAGGTAAATATATAGAGGGGAGTCGTGATGGACTTTGGAGCAATAAAGAGAAGCGAACCATTAGAGGGATCAATGTTGTTTCTTTGAATTATAGTGATGGTTATTCAAATTTTATGATAGATTTTGCAATGAGCATGGGAAACTATGCCCGCGTTAAAGTTGAAGAGTTTAGTACAGAACTCGATATCCGTTGCAACGCTTACAAACGAAGAATGGAGATTATGGAGGGTAAGTCTAAGATAGCATTGGCTATGGTAAAAAGAGCTGTACACAGTGGTATATACGCTGATTACTTGCTGGTTGACAGTTGGTACTCTAAACCAGCCTTTATCCAAGAGATGAACGATTTGGGTCTAAAGGTCATTTCAAGAATTGCTAACAACACTAAGATTTGGAACTTTAATGACAAAGAAAAAACACTGAATGCCATGTATGAAAAACACAAAAAGCTTAAAAATGCCAAAGTGGGAACATATGGCAAGAAGATTCGCTTTAGCTATTTTTCAACCGTTGTTGAACATAAAAATGCAGGGAAACTCAAAATTGTTTTTATTAAAACCACCGACAATCTCATCCCTATTGTCTCCACCGATTTAGAACTCAATGATGAAGAGATTATTGAGATTTATAAACGACGATGGGATATAGAACAAGGCTATAAAGAGCTCAGAGAATACTTTGGGTTTGGACAAGAAGAAAATAGAATCTATGAAGCACTGATTGCTAGAATGACACTTTCATTCTTTGCTTACAATATTGTCAGCTACATCAATAGAATCAGCCATGAGCCAAAAACCATTGGTGGATTATTTAAAGATTTGGAGTGTGAACTCTACACGCTTTCTATTGCTATGCAAGCGTTTATTGAAATAATGGACAAAATAGCACAAATTGATGAGATTGTAAAGAACAATAAGGATTTTACCAGTATAATTGCTACACTACGAAGTGCAACTCAAGAATTGCTGGGATTTAGGTGCGAAAGATGA
- a CDS encoding type II toxin-antitoxin system HicB family antitoxin → MKKDINYYTNLNYAILVKKVQPEDGNGWFAYYKDFQGVMGDGKSKDEALQAVKEAFKAYIAIALQNNDTIFEPNSFEISESELTIDIKEKNELSQILKHDSFIKKEDFMKKYKLS, encoded by the coding sequence ATGAAAAAAGATATCAACTATTACACAAATTTGAACTATGCTATTCTTGTAAAAAAGGTTCAACCAGAAGATGGAAATGGGTGGTTTGCTTATTACAAAGATTTTCAGGGCGTAATGGGGGATGGAAAGAGCAAGGATGAAGCATTACAGGCAGTCAAAGAAGCATTTAAAGCTTATATAGCAATAGCACTTCAAAATAATGATACGATTTTTGAGCCTAATTCTTTTGAAATTTCTGAGTCAGAACTCACCATAGACATAAAAGAAAAAAATGAACTTTCTCAGATTTTAAAGCACGATTCTTTTATTAAAAAAGAGGATTTTATGAAAAAATATAAATTGAGTTAG
- a CDS encoding EexN family lipoprotein, with protein MRKIILSTVFVAIVFSLTGCGSEEVKTVEYYKTHIAERDAKIKECLNNPGASKENANCANAASAKFHSGIEIDPSKATDAKKFDKF; from the coding sequence ATGAGAAAAATTATTTTAAGCACGGTATTTGTTGCAATTGTTTTCAGTTTAACTGGATGTGGAAGCGAAGAAGTCAAAACCGTTGAATATTATAAAACACATATTGCGGAACGAGACGCTAAAATAAAAGAGTGCCTAAATAACCCTGGGGCAAGTAAAGAAAATGCTAATTGCGCTAATGCCGCCTCTGCAAAATTTCATAGTGGTATTGAGATTGACCCAAGCAAAGCAACAGATGCCAAAAAATTTGACAAATTTTAA
- a CDS encoding type II toxin-antitoxin system HigB family toxin — MRVISKKTLQDFYEQELYKDSKSSLESWYKEAIKAEWETPSQIKEQYRHASILKNNRVVFNIHGNKYRLVVKINFPAKVVYIRFVGTHEQYDAINVEEI; from the coding sequence ATGAGAGTTATTTCAAAAAAAACCTTACAAGACTTTTATGAGCAAGAGCTATACAAAGATAGCAAGAGCTCTCTTGAATCCTGGTATAAAGAAGCGATCAAGGCCGAGTGGGAAACTCCTAGTCAAATCAAAGAACAATATCGCCATGCAAGTATACTCAAAAACAATAGAGTCGTTTTTAATATTCATGGAAACAAGTATAGGTTGGTTGTCAAAATAAACTTCCCTGCAAAAGTTGTATATATACGTTTTGTGGGCACACATGAGCAGTACGATGCTATAAACGTAGAGGAGATATGA
- a CDS encoding type II toxin-antitoxin system Phd/YefM family antitoxin: MTVKYAPNELLSITDFTKKIAAILKGIKEESCEKIGILKNNKLEAVVISTDEYEHLKSLEALFEAMEHQQIFETIQARKETPLSSYIPLEALAQKFNIDVKSL, translated from the coding sequence ATGACGGTTAAGTATGCTCCTAATGAGCTTTTATCGATTACAGACTTCACTAAAAAAATTGCGGCAATTCTTAAAGGCATCAAAGAAGAATCGTGTGAAAAAATCGGTATTTTAAAAAATAACAAACTTGAAGCAGTGGTCATTTCAACTGATGAATATGAACACCTTAAATCACTTGAAGCACTTTTTGAAGCGATGGAACATCAACAAATTTTTGAAACCATTCAAGCACGAAAAGAGACACCCTTGTCTTCTTATATTCCTCTTGAAGCATTAGCCCAAAAGTTCAATATTGATGTAAAGTCTTTGTAA